Within Bacteroidales bacterium, the genomic segment AGGTGGTTATTGCATCGGGGTTCCACCTCTTCCCATCTCGAACAGAGAAGTTAAGCCCGATAGCGCCGATGGTACTGCGATAGTGGGAGAGTAGGTCGCCGCCGATTTTTAAAAGGGATTGTCTAAAAACAGACAATCCCTTTTTTTTGTTTGTTAAAAATATATTTCTGAACTTCTTATTTAAGCCTATCTTCTAAAAATTCCTCCAATGATTCAAGAGAAATCCTTTTGGCTAAAATTTTAAAATTTTCATCGAGTAGATATAACGTTGGCGTAGAGTAAACATCGTAAGTATCCCTGAATGACGTAAAATTAAAAGGGTCGTAAACATTTATAAAGTTTTCCATTCCAAGCTTATTAATTGATGTTTTCCACTCTGTTAAATTGCTTTGGGTGTAAAAAGCATATACGTGGAAACCTTTTTGGTGATACTTGTTAAATATTTCTACCATTTGAGGAATCTCTTTCTTACAATGACCACATTCGGGTTCCCAGAAAACCAAAGCAATAATCTTGCTATTTAAAGAGTGTAAAGGATAGAACATACCTTCAGGAGTTTGCGCTTTATCTAATCGTGGAGCAACAGCACCTATAATATTTGGACGCATTTTATCAACTCTATCTTTAAGTTTTGCAAGATAATCCTCATCAGCCCATGTGGCTTTGCCACTCAAATAATAGTTGTCGGCTAAATGTACAGTAATCTTATCGTGTCCCATTATTTTACTTTGGTTGAATTTATTAAATATAAACTGCAGAGTGTATTGAAACATTTCTGCGTTACCCTCGGTTTTGTTTAATAGCCTTTCAGATGCACTAATAATACTGTCTGGATTTGGTGATACTATTTGATCGAAGAATCTTACTAAGCGTGTATGATAAACAGGTGTTTTTAAAAGTCTTCTATCCGAAAAATCCACATTTTCAAAATAGTTATCTTTGTAATAGTTGTATTGGAAAAGTGAATCGACATATTGTCCGTTAAATGTTGAACTGTAAGCAGGAACTTCAGGGTCTCCAAAAGCTTTTAACATCTGAGATAGCAGCTTTTCAGATCCATAGCTTATTATTTTGTTCTGTTTGTCTATTATCTCTTTGTTCGCTTTCTCTAAATCGGATGTTGCCTTGTTGCGTCTCTTTTCAGATATTGTTTTGTCCATACTGGTAACCCTTAAAAGGTGTGCCTCTTTTGTTTTGTCGAACATAAATACTTGATACTCACGAAATTCTTTATTTGCTTCCGAACCTTCAATCTTTAATTTTCTTATCATTGTTCTTATATCAGACGATGTATCGGTCTCTAAAGCAAAGTGTTGATCTTCGTCGATTATGATGTCGAAATAATTTCTTGAGGGTAAAACAATTAGATAAATACCCTCGTCAAGAGTATTATTGCCAGTAAAGATACCTCTACCCTGTTTGTCTAACTGTGTAGTGTCAACGACATAATTTTTATCTCCAAAATAGTAAGCTAAATAAATTTTTTCGTTTTGAAGTCCATTTATTGTTACTGAAATATTGTATTGTCCATATGATGTTGTAAAGTACAATATGCTGACAATTAACAGTTTTATTTTAATTTTCATATTATAATTTTTCAGTTTACGACTCTATGGGATTCACATACTTTAAAATCATCTAATTTTATGCCAAGTTTGGTTTGTATGTTCGCTATATATGTTGATGTTTTTTATGTTTTTACAATTTTACTAAAAATCATGGTAGTCTCAAAGATTAAAAAACAAAATTCAAATAAAATTTTACAATCGACATAATTTTGACTAAAATGAAAAATAATATCATTTAAACATAAATATTGTGTACTACTTTCAGGAATTTTTACAGTATTGCTTGGTTTTTTTAATAAAAAATAAACAAAATACAATATGATTATCAATAAAATATAGTTGTCATTGGATTGTTTTTTATTATTTTTCGGTTCAAAGCATGCCAAATGGCAACTTTTTTGCTTATATTTGACTAATGTTAGTTTAGGTTTGATGTTTGAGTTTACTTCAATTGCATACAAATTTACACTAAAAATTAACCTTTAACGAATGCAAATGAAAGTTTTTAGCAGGTTATTAACACAGAACAGAATTATTTCTGATATTATAGCATTATTTACAAACATTAAAAGAATTGAAGAAAACTTATTGCAATTAACTAACTTAATTAGCCAATACGAAAGTGTAGAATCTGTTGTTCTACTCTCTTTAGATAAAAAAAACAATGTTCTAAGAAAAACATCGGTTTCTGGTAACGCAGATTCTAACAGCCAATGGATTCCAGAATTGATAAATCTTTCCCAAAATAAAAACTTTTACTCTTTAATTATTACTGAGAGTCTATTCTTATCAGAACAAATTATAACAGTGGAGAATGTTCTATCTCAACGATATAATTGGATAGAGATGAATGATTTATTGTTCGTTCCTTTAAAGCTGTCAAATAGTTTGTTTGGATTATTAATTGTGAAGTATAATGATTTTGCCGAAATTGATGAACTTGACGAGTCGTTCTTTAAAACGCTTAGTCTCATTATAGCTTTAATATTTAAAAGAGATAGTGATAATGATTCACTTGAAAAAGCATTGTTGGAGGCTGAAAATGCCAATAAAATTAAGACATCATTTTTGGCAAATATTTCGCAAGAAATAAGAACCCCGGTAAATTCTATATTAGGGCTTAGTGATTTGCTAGCCGATCCGGATTTAACTATCGATCAAAGAGAAGAGTTTATTACTTCAATAACAAAAAATGCTAAAGCGTTAGTGAAAATTTTTGATAATATACTAGACGCCAGCAAGTTGGATGCAGGACAGTTGACAATAAATATTGAAGAAGTGTCATGGTCGATGCTTTTTAAGGAGCTTGCTTCAGAATATGTAAAATTATACGAGAATAATAAAGTAAGTTTAGTAATTAGTGCTCAATCATGCGATTCGGATATCTATTTAAAAACGGATTCATACAGGTTTAAACAAGTTCTTTCGTATGTTATAGAAAATGCATTTAAATATACAGAATCTGGTCAAGTAACCTTTGGATACGAAATAAATGACGAACAGGAGTTAATAGTTTTTGTCAAAGATACAGGTATAGGTATAAGCGATGATATCAAAGATAGCGTATTCGATTTCTTTAAAAAGAAGCAGGATAAATACTTTAATCAAAGTGGCAGTACTGGGCTTGGTTTAGCTCTTGCCAACAATATTACAAATTTATTACATGGAAAAATGTGGTTTGTGACCAATGTCAATGTTGGAACAACTTTTTTTATAAAATTTCCAAATACCTTAATAAGATGTGTAGAAGATAATAATAAAATATCTAAAAATTTAAAATATCCTGATTTCAGCAGTAAAACTTTCGTTATTGCTGAAGATGTAGAAATAAACTACATGCTTATATCTGAATTTCTTGCACCTACAAGGGCAAAAATAATTTGGGCGAAAGACGGCAAGGAAGCGTTGGAAATATTTAAAACATCTAAGCCCGATTTAATTATTATGGACATACAAATGCCTGTAATGAACGGTTTTCAAGCAATTGAAGCAATAAGAGAATTAGATAAAAATATTCCTATTATAGCACAAACTGCTTTCATGATGGATAACGAAAAGCAAAAATCGATTGAAGTCGGAGCTAATGATTTTATTCCCAAACCCATAAAGTTTAAGGATTTAATTGACTCCATCAAAAAACACCTTTAATATACTAAATTCTACCCTTGAGAGGTATTAAAACTTAGATATAGTTTTAATACCTTTTTCAAAATGTAGCTATTTCTATCTATATAGTAATAGCTGAGTTCAATAGTATTGGAATTGTATGTCTTGTAGTAGTCAAAACTATTACTATTGTAGTTGTTGATCCGTATATTGGGAAGGATCTTTCTTAAAGTACTAACTATCACATATCTATGTAAGTTAATTAATTTTCTTACTGTACCCAGAAGTATTCAAGTAGCTCGTTAACGTCTTCAACCGTTAAATTTGATTTAAAGTCGAATACTTTGTCAATGGCTTGACGCATTTCTGCCGGAGAGATCCAACCATCGTTGTTTGCATCAACCTGTTTGAATTTATCAGGCATTTTATCGTATTTCTTTCTTGTTTTGTCTTTCAAAGATTCGTGATAGTATGTAGTAAGCTCTTTTCTGTCAATTGCTTTTGGGTCGAAAAGTAAAGCTACCAAATGGTGTGTTGTAAATCTAACACCTGTTGGTCCTACACCAACAGCATCGGCAGGGGTATTGGGTTGCTCATCCATATAGTCGGGTACTCCGTCGTTGTCGCTGTCGATTGGGCAACCGCGATAGTCAACTATAACACCGGATTTTGTTCCAGGACATTCATCATTAAAGTCGTCTACACCATCCCCGTCTTCATCTTCGCCGTCAGTAACAACAAATTTAAGGTTTTTAAACTGTTCAACAGCAGCGATTTCACTTGCGGGACTAAATAAATCTAATCTTAGTGAAGCATATGAATAATTTAAAATGTCATTTTTTATCAATCCGTCAGTTCCTTCAGTATCGTCAATGTAATCGCTGAAAGTAAATTTTATAGAGTTGGCAACACGGAAAGTCAATCTGTCAGTGATTGTTATATTTAATCCTAAATCGACGGGAATTGTAAAGGTCATTAGAGAATAGTCCTTATTCGTTGGGTT encodes:
- a CDS encoding response regulator, with amino-acid sequence MQMKVFSRLLTQNRIISDIIALFTNIKRIEENLLQLTNLISQYESVESVVLLSLDKKNNVLRKTSVSGNADSNSQWIPELINLSQNKNFYSLIITESLFLSEQIITVENVLSQRYNWIEMNDLLFVPLKLSNSLFGLLIVKYNDFAEIDELDESFFKTLSLIIALIFKRDSDNDSLEKALLEAENANKIKTSFLANISQEIRTPVNSILGLSDLLADPDLTIDQREEFITSITKNAKALVKIFDNILDASKLDAGQLTINIEEVSWSMLFKELASEYVKLYENNKVSLVISAQSCDSDIYLKTDSYRFKQVLSYVIENAFKYTESGQVTFGYEINDEQELIVFVKDTGIGISDDIKDSVFDFFKKKQDKYFNQSGSTGLGLALANNITNLLHGKMWFVTNVNVGTTFFIKFPNTLIRCVEDNNKISKNLKYPDFSSKTFVIAEDVEINYMLISEFLAPTRAKIIWAKDGKEALEIFKTSKPDLIIMDIQMPVMNGFQAIEAIRELDKNIPIIAQTAFMMDNEKQKSIEVGANDFIPKPIKFKDLIDSIKKHL
- a CDS encoding DUF5106 domain-containing protein; protein product: MKIKIKLLIVSILYFTTSYGQYNISVTINGLQNEKIYLAYYFGDKNYVVDTTQLDKQGRGIFTGNNTLDEGIYLIVLPSRNYFDIIIDEDQHFALETDTSSDIRTMIRKLKIEGSEANKEFREYQVFMFDKTKEAHLLRVTSMDKTISEKRRNKATSDLEKANKEIIDKQNKIISYGSEKLLSQMLKAFGDPEVPAYSSTFNGQYVDSLFQYNYYKDNYFENVDFSDRRLLKTPVYHTRLVRFFDQIVSPNPDSIISASERLLNKTEGNAEMFQYTLQFIFNKFNQSKIMGHDKITVHLADNYYLSGKATWADEDYLAKLKDRVDKMRPNIIGAVAPRLDKAQTPEGMFYPLHSLNSKIIALVFWEPECGHCKKEIPQMVEIFNKYHQKGFHVYAFYTQSNLTEWKTSINKLGMENFINVYDPFNFTSFRDTYDVYSTPTLYLLDENFKILAKRISLESLEEFLEDRLK